The Deltaproteobacteria bacterium genome window below encodes:
- a CDS encoding protein kinase, with translation MSGTVGISALFARCGGDDPSPSDTWIQQVAAAARGERRQIGRYLVGERLGAGGFGVVYAAFDPLLDREVAIKLVRRRRAGDHAALDLRSEAQALASVQHPNVVPVFDVGCCGERAFIVMQRMHGATLATWLAEGRARERVLAVMMAAGRGLAAAHAAGLIHCDFKPGNVIVGTDDQPAILDFGLARWAAQDDTGDDLDTDDDDRRDADTPAGMGGTPQYMAPEQHRGEPVDARTDVYAYALTLLEALLGTRALAGSSSAALYRAKMAQSWIDPHAVPGLAPEIADAIVRGLSPHPRDRFRDLAAMLRAMQRPRGRWRGRSAAVVMGLGAVLVLGGGPRADASSCDGVGAAADGHHRDWSHHRDALAAELAAAEVVAPVRATLTTLADRHAEGWRAAAAGVCDVPTPRRAAVARCLAADFADFTAVLRALPQQGGDEALAAVSDLADPAHCATQASPRGATRSDDVLAHLHAATVHTLTLEFDALEHDLAWLDENADGDDLELQARVALWRHGSARHRGDWASGRRDLEAAFALARGVRADALAHRVALDLAEETALLHGDLDGAADWLRTADAVLGDPVDPMARARRRAADARIAVRAFDPATTIAQAQLALAELERAGLETSALSLRMQVLAAEARLVAGELTGFEAWAKGFIALAGTAAGPRSRAVADGHRLLGQYYVNLDRAREATAELVVARELLEVHGERLLLAQVHNSLAHVAALEGDIDRAVASYREAIAATPADGEADRGATLLNLANAELAAGRSDDGERDLLAAEVVFARVYDRDHASWAYVADAHAELAALRGRWHDAATHAREAAGRFETAFGDGNWLAADSWLAAAEAELARGRFAAAADALRHADGVRDAAATLLVRRDLIRADVALAGARGQPALARASLLAAQIRLAALHDAEHDELSRHCATKLAALDDRSPRRRVGVPARSADPRAHSQAAAG, from the coding sequence TTGTCGGGCACGGTTGGGATCTCGGCGCTCTTCGCCCGCTGTGGCGGCGACGATCCCAGCCCCTCCGACACCTGGATTCAGCAGGTGGCCGCCGCCGCCCGGGGCGAGCGCCGGCAGATCGGCCGCTACCTCGTGGGTGAGCGCCTGGGCGCGGGGGGCTTCGGGGTCGTGTACGCCGCCTTCGACCCGCTGCTGGATCGCGAGGTCGCGATCAAGCTGGTCCGACGCCGTCGCGCCGGCGACCACGCGGCGCTCGACCTGCGCAGCGAGGCGCAGGCGCTCGCGAGCGTGCAGCACCCCAACGTGGTGCCGGTGTTCGACGTGGGCTGCTGCGGCGAGCGTGCGTTCATCGTCATGCAACGCATGCACGGCGCGACGCTGGCGACGTGGCTCGCCGAGGGACGCGCGCGCGAGCGCGTGCTCGCCGTGATGATGGCGGCCGGCCGCGGGCTCGCGGCCGCCCACGCCGCGGGCCTCATCCACTGCGACTTCAAGCCCGGCAACGTCATCGTCGGCACCGACGATCAGCCGGCGATCCTCGACTTCGGACTCGCGCGCTGGGCCGCACAGGACGACACCGGCGACGATCTCGACACCGACGACGACGACCGCCGCGATGCCGACACCCCCGCGGGGATGGGCGGTACGCCGCAGTACATGGCCCCCGAGCAGCACCGCGGCGAGCCGGTCGACGCGCGCACCGACGTCTACGCCTACGCGCTCACGCTGCTGGAGGCGCTGCTCGGCACGCGCGCGCTGGCCGGCAGCTCGAGTGCCGCGCTCTACCGCGCCAAGATGGCGCAGTCGTGGATCGATCCCCACGCGGTGCCCGGGCTCGCGCCCGAGATCGCCGACGCGATCGTGCGGGGACTGTCGCCGCATCCCCGCGACCGCTTCCGCGATCTCGCTGCGATGCTGCGCGCGATGCAACGACCGCGGGGCCGCTGGCGCGGGCGATCGGCGGCGGTCGTGATGGGCCTGGGCGCGGTGCTCGTGCTGGGTGGCGGACCGCGGGCCGATGCCTCGAGCTGCGACGGCGTCGGCGCGGCCGCCGACGGTCATCACCGCGACTGGTCGCACCACCGCGACGCGCTCGCGGCCGAACTCGCCGCGGCCGAGGTCGTGGCACCGGTGCGGGCGACGCTGACCACGCTCGCCGATCGTCATGCGGAGGGCTGGCGGGCCGCGGCCGCGGGCGTGTGCGACGTCCCCACGCCGCGGCGCGCTGCGGTGGCGCGCTGCCTTGCGGCCGACTTCGCCGACTTCACCGCGGTGCTGCGGGCGTTGCCGCAGCAGGGCGGTGACGAAGCGCTCGCGGCGGTCTCGGATCTCGCCGATCCGGCCCACTGCGCCACCCAGGCCAGCCCGCGCGGCGCCACGCGCAGCGACGACGTGCTCGCGCACCTGCACGCGGCCACCGTGCACACGCTGACGCTCGAGTTCGACGCGCTCGAACACGACCTCGCGTGGCTCGATGAGAACGCCGACGGCGACGATCTCGAGCTGCAGGCCCGCGTGGCGCTGTGGCGACACGGCTCGGCGCGCCACCGCGGCGACTGGGCGTCGGGCCGGCGTGATCTCGAGGCTGCCTTCGCGCTGGCCCGTGGCGTGCGGGCGGATGCCTTGGCGCACCGCGTCGCGCTCGACCTCGCCGAGGAGACGGCGCTGCTCCACGGCGACCTCGACGGTGCGGCCGACTGGCTGCGCACCGCCGACGCCGTGCTCGGCGATCCCGTCGATCCGATGGCACGCGCGCGCCGTCGTGCCGCCGACGCGAGGATCGCCGTGCGGGCGTTCGACCCCGCCACCACCATCGCGCAGGCCCAGCTGGCGCTCGCCGAGCTCGAGCGTGCCGGCCTCGAGACCAGCGCGCTGTCCCTGCGCATGCAGGTGCTCGCGGCCGAGGCCCGCCTGGTCGCCGGCGAGCTCACCGGCTTCGAGGCGTGGGCCAAGGGGTTCATCGCGCTCGCCGGTACGGCCGCGGGACCCCGCAGTCGTGCGGTCGCCGATGGTCACCGGCTGCTCGGGCAGTACTACGTCAACCTCGATCGCGCCCGTGAGGCCACCGCCGAGCTGGTGGTGGCGCGCGAGCTGCTGGAGGTGCACGGGGAGCGCTTGTTGCTCGCGCAGGTGCACAACTCGCTGGCCCACGTCGCCGCGCTCGAGGGCGACATCGATCGCGCGGTGGCGAGCTACCGCGAGGCGATCGCGGCGACGCCGGCCGACGGCGAGGCCGACCGCGGCGCCACGCTGCTGAACCTCGCCAATGCCGAGCTCGCAGCCGGTCGCAGCGACGACGGCGAGCGCGACCTGCTGGCGGCCGAGGTGGTGTTCGCGCGGGTCTATGATCGCGACCATGCCAGCTGGGCCTACGTCGCCGATGCCCACGCCGAGCTCGCTGCCCTGCGCGGACGGTGGCACGACGCCGCCACGCACGCCCGCGAGGCCGCAGGGCGCTTCGAGACCGCGTTCGGCGACGGCAACTGGTTGGCGGCCGACTCGTGGCTCGCGGCCGCCGAAGCCGAACTCGCGCGCGGCCGATTCGCGGCGGCCGCGGATGCACTGCGCCACGCCGATGGCGTGCGCGATGCGGCGGCCACATTGTTGGTGCGCCGCGATCTGATCCGGGCCGACGTCGCGCTGGCGGGTGCTCGTGGCCAGCCCGCGCTTGCCCGCGCGTCGCTGTTGGCCGCGCAGATCCGACTCGCGGCGCTCCACGACGCGGAGCACGACGAGCTCAGCCGCCACTGCGCGACGAAACTCGCCGCGCTCGACGATCGATCACCACGTCGCCGCGTCGGCGTCCCCGCGCGCTCGGCCGATCCTCGGGCGCACAGCCAGGCCGCCGCCGGCTAG
- a CDS encoding sigma-70 family RNA polymerase sigma factor: MAEHPSDLWLLERWRGGDARAGEQLVRRHSARLLRFFANKVGAGAEDLCQQTWASCIEARDRIDDDGGRRSFASYLFAAARNRLFNFYRDQQRHADRFDPLVTTVAQLTGGTSSQLAVREDRRRLHAALQSLPLDAQIALELHYWEHLSVREIGDALGVPEGTIKARLFRARAQLHALLHDAPAG, encoded by the coding sequence ATGGCCGAGCATCCGTCCGACCTGTGGTTGCTCGAGCGCTGGCGCGGCGGCGATGCGCGGGCCGGCGAGCAGCTGGTGCGACGCCACAGCGCGCGATTGCTGCGCTTCTTCGCCAACAAGGTCGGTGCCGGCGCCGAGGACCTCTGCCAGCAGACCTGGGCGTCGTGCATCGAGGCCCGCGATCGCATCGACGACGACGGCGGACGCCGCAGCTTCGCCAGCTATCTGTTCGCGGCCGCCCGCAATCGTCTGTTCAACTTCTATCGCGACCAGCAGCGCCACGCCGATCGCTTCGATCCATTGGTCACCACCGTGGCGCAGCTCACCGGCGGGACCAGCAGCCAGCTCGCGGTGCGCGAGGATCGACGACGCCTCCACGCCGCGCTGCAGTCGCTGCCGCTCGACGCCCAGATCGCGCTCGAGCTGCACTACTGGGAGCACCTGAGCGTGCGAGAGATCGGCGACGCGCTGGGCGTGCCCGAGGGCACCATCAAGGCGCGACTGTTCCGGGCGCGGGCACAGCTGCACGCGTTGCTGCACGACGCGCCTGCGGGCTAG
- the queF gene encoding NADPH-dependent 7-cyano-7-deazaguanine reductase QueF, with protein sequence MSSAPSRSLETFANPRPGRDYEIRFECPEFTCLCPKTGQPDFATIRIRYTPADTCVELKSLKLYLWSYRNEGAFHEAVVNGILDDLVAAVQPLRMVVEGDFLVRGGIRTVVECRHGPGIGR encoded by the coding sequence ATGTCGTCCGCGCCGTCCCGCTCCCTCGAGACCTTTGCCAACCCTCGCCCGGGGCGTGACTACGAGATCCGCTTCGAGTGCCCCGAGTTCACCTGCCTGTGTCCGAAGACCGGCCAGCCCGACTTCGCGACCATCCGCATCCGCTACACGCCGGCGGACACCTGCGTCGAGCTCAAGAGCCTCAAGCTGTATCTGTGGTCCTACCGCAACGAGGGGGCGTTCCACGAGGCGGTGGTCAACGGCATCCTCGACGACCTCGTGGCCGCGGTGCAGCCGTTGCGGATGGTCGTCGAGGGTGACTTCCTCGTGCGCGGCGGCATCCGCACCGTGGTCGAGTGCCGGCACGGGCCGGGCATTGGCCGATGA
- a CDS encoding OmpA family protein, producing the protein MIPVVVAAIASYAHAADPFSFEYPGQTDASGATYLVIVANDDLPAFQVSISGDGQTIKKSVPALKAGAKHKLTWKQKSGTAKYQLVIDGGEVSADFAFEMVKPVAAGKVGKLKVKSSREDVVKRHNATYETSFALTNYEYKVYDSDGDIIAQAVVADNPVPAGGTFTVKWSSNAEVFMIYVRGEDEHGRFTEFKLVPWSVEIPHTEINFDSGKFDVKSDESAKLDEAVAVAFHELDALEKVNEAVQANITPRLYIVGYTDTVGPGPKNDELSRNRAKAIAKYFFDKGFWAEIYYEGMGERALRVETADNVDEVRNRRALYLIGVETPPGGGQVPSRWAKLSGARPKPVGFTLPALPPQWAKYREERRSGGGGEASAGESTPPGTDTEGDGGATGSGDGGTAQPQPEAQLPTDVSGPPPVEGEPGATKKGCAVSRSDGDAPALLLLLALAAWRRRRRA; encoded by the coding sequence ATGATCCCCGTCGTCGTCGCAGCCATCGCCTCGTACGCCCACGCGGCCGACCCGTTCTCGTTCGAGTATCCGGGGCAGACCGACGCCTCCGGCGCGACCTACCTGGTCATCGTCGCCAACGACGACCTGCCGGCCTTCCAGGTCAGCATCTCGGGCGACGGCCAGACCATCAAGAAGAGCGTGCCGGCGCTCAAGGCCGGCGCCAAGCACAAGCTGACGTGGAAGCAGAAGTCGGGCACCGCGAAGTACCAGCTGGTGATCGACGGCGGCGAGGTGAGTGCCGACTTCGCGTTCGAGATGGTCAAGCCGGTCGCGGCCGGCAAGGTCGGCAAGCTCAAGGTCAAGAGCAGCCGCGAGGACGTCGTCAAGCGGCACAACGCCACCTACGAGACCTCGTTCGCGCTGACCAACTACGAGTACAAGGTCTACGACAGCGACGGCGACATCATCGCGCAGGCCGTGGTGGCCGACAATCCCGTGCCCGCCGGCGGCACGTTCACCGTGAAGTGGAGCAGCAACGCCGAGGTCTTCATGATCTACGTGCGCGGCGAGGACGAGCACGGCCGCTTCACGGAGTTCAAGCTGGTGCCGTGGTCGGTCGAGATCCCGCACACCGAGATCAACTTCGACTCCGGCAAGTTCGACGTGAAGAGCGACGAGTCCGCCAAGCTCGACGAAGCGGTCGCGGTGGCCTTCCACGAGCTCGACGCGCTGGAGAAGGTCAACGAGGCCGTGCAGGCCAACATCACGCCGCGGCTCTACATCGTCGGCTACACCGACACCGTCGGGCCCGGCCCCAAGAACGACGAGCTGTCGCGCAACCGCGCCAAGGCCATCGCCAAGTACTTCTTCGACAAGGGCTTCTGGGCCGAGATCTACTACGAGGGCATGGGCGAGCGCGCGCTGCGGGTCGAGACCGCCGACAACGTCGACGAGGTCCGCAACCGTCGCGCGCTCTACCTCATCGGCGTCGAGACCCCGCCGGGTGGCGGCCAGGTGCCGTCGCGTTGGGCCAAGCTCTCGGGCGCGCGGCCCAAGCCAGTCGGCTTCACGTTGCCGGCCCTGCCGCCGCAGTGGGCCAAGTACCGCGAGGAGCGTCGCAGCGGCGGCGGCGGTGAGGCGAGCGCCGGCGAGTCGACGCCGCCGGGCACCGACACCGAAGGCGACGGCGGTGCGACCGGCTCCGGCGACGGCGGTACCGCGCAACCGCAGCCCGAGGCGCAGCTGCCGACCGACGTCTCGGGTCCGCCGCCGGTCGAGGGCGAGCCGGGCGCGACCAAGAAGGGTTGTGCCGTCTCGCGCAGCGACGGCGACGCGCCGGCGTTGCTGTTGCTGCTCGCGCTCGCGGCCTGGCGTCGCCGCCGTCGCGCGTGA
- a CDS encoding DUF418 domain-containing transporter — MSTPEHPSHDRGGPRLAALDALRGLAVFAMIHQHVSIWLWRGPDPGRTNFDYPGLVLLNTMVVIGAPMFFVLSGLGTAMLARRADRPGLDATLLRRGAMLVGYGLLVNLLTPSWFSWGSFFALHLMGVSIACAPLWRRLSDRALLGLAFAVLAITPWVQAALALPGELSNPEMRDTSLPGGVLRLWLAGSQYSLLPWLSTYLLGYWAGRMILQDRLAALVRVGLVLAAATVLGHLALRLTAAAEGSVLWYGYRFKVGWFPAPVVIVMGLLAPTLWIIAAVVRRDRRRPLRADHPLVAMGRMSLTVFIVHAPLFRELSRPLGLWSALAPAPTLAFVVGFTLLCLWVARAWARVDFRYGAEWWLRRLADRRPDAATATTAR, encoded by the coding sequence GTGAGCACGCCCGAGCATCCATCGCACGATCGCGGCGGCCCGCGGCTGGCGGCCCTCGATGCGCTGCGTGGCCTCGCGGTGTTCGCGATGATCCACCAGCACGTCAGCATCTGGTTGTGGCGGGGCCCCGACCCCGGCCGCACCAACTTCGACTACCCCGGCCTCGTGCTGCTCAACACCATGGTGGTGATCGGTGCGCCGATGTTCTTCGTGCTGTCCGGGCTTGGCACCGCGATGCTGGCTCGCCGCGCCGACCGGCCCGGACTCGACGCCACGCTGCTGCGCCGCGGCGCGATGCTGGTGGGCTACGGCCTGCTGGTGAACTTGCTGACCCCGAGCTGGTTCTCGTGGGGCTCGTTCTTCGCGCTGCACCTGATGGGCGTGTCGATCGCGTGCGCGCCGCTGTGGCGACGACTGTCCGATCGCGCGCTGCTCGGGCTCGCGTTCGCGGTGCTCGCGATCACGCCGTGGGTGCAGGCCGCGCTCGCGCTGCCGGGCGAGTTGAGCAACCCCGAGATGCGCGACACCAGCCTGCCGGGCGGCGTGCTGCGGCTGTGGCTCGCGGGCAGCCAGTACTCGCTGCTGCCGTGGCTCTCGACCTACCTGCTGGGCTACTGGGCCGGCCGCATGATCCTGCAGGATCGCCTGGCAGCGCTGGTGCGCGTCGGGCTCGTGCTCGCGGCGGCGACCGTGCTCGGTCACCTCGCGCTGCGCCTGACCGCGGCGGCCGAGGGCAGCGTGCTGTGGTACGGCTACCGCTTCAAGGTGGGCTGGTTCCCGGCGCCGGTCGTCATCGTGATGGGCCTGCTGGCGCCGACGCTGTGGATCATCGCGGCGGTCGTGCGTCGCGATCGGCGTCGACCGCTGCGCGCCGATCACCCGTTGGTCGCGATGGGCCGCATGTCACTGACGGTCTTCATCGTGCACGCGCCGCTGTTCCGCGAGCTCAGCCGGCCGCTCGGCCTGTGGAGCGCGCTGGCGCCGGCGCCGACGCTGGCCTTCGTGGTCGGCTTCACGCTGCTGTGCCTGTGGGTCGCACGCGCGTGGGCTCGGGTCGACTTCCGCTACGGCGCCGAGTGGTGGCTGCGTCGGCTGGCCGATCGCAGGCCCGACGCTGCGACCGCGACGACCGCCCGTTGA
- a CDS encoding DUF2505 family protein — protein MIEFTLIHDFDLTPARFWQLFFDPGFTREMLLDGLGFGVCDIDPVIEAGGKRSRIMRVQPKLDLPAAVAKLLGPKLGYTEHGRQDVATGEWSYEISMSVLTERIRIGGRMTVEALGAERCRRTSHLWNEVRILGVGGLVEKAAERNMRDGWEKAATWMRGWIRQHPG, from the coding sequence TTGATCGAGTTCACGCTCATCCACGACTTCGACCTCACGCCCGCGCGCTTCTGGCAGCTGTTCTTCGATCCCGGCTTCACCCGCGAGATGCTGCTCGACGGGCTCGGCTTCGGGGTCTGCGACATCGACCCGGTGATCGAGGCCGGCGGCAAGCGCTCGCGGATCATGCGGGTCCAACCCAAGCTGGACCTGCCGGCGGCGGTCGCCAAGCTGCTGGGCCCCAAGCTGGGCTACACCGAGCACGGCCGCCAGGACGTCGCCACCGGCGAGTGGTCCTACGAGATTTCGATGTCGGTGCTGACCGAACGCATCCGCATCGGCGGCCGCATGACCGTGGAGGCGCTCGGCGCCGAGCGCTGCCGCCGGACTTCGCATCTGTGGAACGAGGTCCGCATCCTCGGCGTCGGGGGCCTGGTCGAGAAGGCCGCCGAGCGGAACATGCGGGATGGCTGGGAGAAGGCCGCGACGTGGATGCGGGGCTGGATCCGCCAGCACCCCGGCTGA
- a CDS encoding zinc-binding dehydrogenase: protein MRAITFERHGDPSVLNVATLPEPQAGPGEVVIEVAACALNRLDLWVRAGLPGVRIALPHVLGSDIAGRVVACGEGVDTAWRDQAVVVNPGLSCGHCESCLSGWDNLCRHYHILGETAPGGYCERIAVPVANLLRKPDGLDMAAAAAVPLTFLTAWQMLVVRAAVRPGDVVLVHAAGSGVGVAAVQIAKLHGASVIALASSEAKCARALELGADASVCTSDPQWPQAVRAHPGVGKRGVDIVVEHTGKDTWPHSLALARKGGVVVTCGASSGYDASTDLRQVFFRQLQILGSTMGSKALLHRILPLVESGALRPVVDRVFPLAQAELAHRHLDTRTQFGKVVLQVGSDA, encoded by the coding sequence ATGCGTGCCATCACGTTCGAACGTCACGGTGACCCCTCGGTGCTGAACGTCGCGACCTTGCCAGAGCCGCAGGCGGGGCCCGGCGAGGTCGTGATCGAGGTCGCGGCCTGTGCCCTCAACCGCCTCGACCTGTGGGTCCGCGCGGGTCTGCCCGGCGTCCGGATTGCCCTGCCCCACGTGCTCGGCAGCGACATCGCCGGCCGCGTCGTCGCGTGCGGCGAAGGGGTGGACACCGCGTGGCGCGACCAGGCGGTGGTGGTCAACCCCGGCCTCAGCTGTGGTCACTGCGAGTCGTGCCTGTCGGGCTGGGACAACCTGTGTCGGCACTATCACATCCTCGGGGAGACCGCGCCGGGCGGCTACTGCGAGCGCATCGCGGTGCCGGTCGCGAACCTGCTGCGCAAGCCCGACGGGCTCGACATGGCCGCCGCCGCCGCGGTGCCGCTGACGTTCCTGACCGCGTGGCAGATGCTGGTGGTGCGCGCCGCGGTGCGCCCCGGCGACGTCGTGCTCGTGCACGCGGCCGGCAGCGGCGTGGGCGTGGCCGCGGTGCAGATCGCCAAGCTGCACGGCGCGAGCGTGATCGCCCTGGCCAGCAGCGAGGCCAAGTGTGCGCGCGCGCTCGAGCTCGGCGCCGACGCGAGCGTGTGCACCAGCGATCCGCAGTGGCCACAGGCGGTGCGGGCCCACCCCGGCGTCGGCAAGCGCGGCGTCGACATCGTCGTCGAGCACACCGGCAAGGACACCTGGCCGCACAGCCTCGCGCTCGCGCGCAAGGGCGGCGTCGTGGTCACCTGCGGCGCGTCGTCGGGCTACGACGCCAGCACCGACCTGCGGCAGGTGTTCTTCCGCCAGCTGCAGATCCTCGGCAGCACCATGGGCAGCAAGGCGCTGCTGCATCGGATCCTGCCGTTGGTGGAATCGGGCGCGCTGCGACCCGTGGTCGATCGCGTGTTCCCGCTCGCGCAGGCCGAGCTCGCCCATCGCCACCTCGACACGCGCACGCAGTTCGGCAAGGTCGTGCTGCAGGTGGGATCGGACGCTTGA